Sequence from the Nitrosospira multiformis genome:
TCCGTGTTTCCAACCTGACCGCGGCGCCGAGGACTTCCGTCGCGGCCATTGCCCGAAACCCCAACCACCTGGACCTGTTCGTGGTGGGATCGGATCACAAAATCTGCAGCATCTGGTGGGACGCCCAAGGCGGCTGGGCGGCGAACTGGTTCGTTGTCAGCGGCGGCGTCGCCGCAGGCGGGACATCAATCACGGCGGTGACCCGCAACCCCAACCATATCGACCTTTTTGCGGTCGGGTCCAATCATGGCATCTTAAGCACCTGGTGGGATGCCAGCACGGGCTGGGCAAGCTGGTTCCAGGTTGCGGACGGGTTCGCCGCCGCGGGCAGTTCGGTTGCGGCCGTGGCGCGTTATCCGACCCACCTGGACCTTTTCGCCGTCGGCATGGACCATAGAATCTACAGCATCTGGTGGGACGCCAATGGTGGCTGGGCCCAGGACTGGTTTGTGGTGGCGGGCGGCACAGCGGCTCCCGACACGTCTATCAGCGTCGTGTCGCGCTATCCCGATCACCTCGATGTCTTCGCCGTGGGCACGAACCACGGCGTTTTCAGCATCTGGTGGGACGCTAGCACCGGCTGGGGCTCCTGGTTCCAGATCGCCGCAGGCGCCGTCGCGCCGGACAGCCCGCTCAATGCACGGAGTCCCTGGGACCGGCACGGTATGATTCGAGGTTTGCCGGTCGTCGCGCCGGGAACCTCGATCAATGCATTGAGCCGCTATCCCGACATCCTCGATGTCTTTGTCGTGGGAGTCGATCAGCACGTCGACATACGCAATGACTTTGTCGTGGGAGCCGATCGCCACATCGATACGATCTGGTGGCTCGACCAAATCTACTTCTTCATGCAGCCCCAGCAGCAATCGAACTGGTGCTGGGCGGCAACCGCGGCCAGCGTCGCCCTGTTCTACCAGCCGGGAAGCGGCTGGCAGCAGTGCGACGTGGCCAATGGCGAACTGGCGCGAACCGACTGTTGCGGCGCAGGGGCATCCGGCCCCTGCAACGTCTACGGCTTCCTCGACCAGGCGCTCACGGTGGTGGGCCACTTCGACCACTGGGTGGGCGGCATCGCCACTACCGCCCAGATCGAGAACGAGGTCACCTTCGCCCGTCCGCTGGGGATCCGGGTGGCCTGGTCGGGCGGCGGCGCCCACTTCCTGGTCATCAAGGGGCAATATAGTGCGGGCGGTATCGACTATGTGTCGGTTGACGATCCGATCTACGGCCGCTCGGACGTCAATTACGCGACCCTGCAGACTGCCTATAAAGGGTCGGGGACGTGGACCCATACTTACTACACCAAATACTGAGGAGTTTCCGATGGCCCTGATCGCTCCAAAACCTCCGCAACAGGCGCTGGATGCCATGCATTCCACCTTCCTGGACTTGAGCAGGAATCGCGCCTTCAGAATCCCTGCCTTGCGCAACGCTGCCGGGCCCCTGCAGCTTGCCGAGCCGCATCAAGTGTTCACGCTCGGTCTCACCGACCTTGCGGCCGGAAAAGGCCTCGATGCGGCCAGGCCAACCGGATGGCGCTATCTCGTGCAGGAAGGTGACAATGTCCTCGCCTCCGCCGAAACGGTTGCCGGGCCCAGGGGGGAACAGGTTTTCTCCACTCTTAACGAAGGCCGCTTCGTCGATTCGAGCGCGAAGGCGATGCGTGCGGCAAGGGACTCTCCGGAAGTGGGGCAGGGCGGCTTTGAACTGCGGCTACTCAATGTTCCCGGACTCTATGTCCTGGCTCTCTGGCTTCATGGTGCTCAGGGAAAAGGCGATCTCCTGGTACCGCTGGCACCCTCTCCAGTGGAAACTCCGGCAGGCAAACCAGTTGCTGCCGCCGTGCTGCTCAAGGAGCTTGCAGACAAGGCCCGGGCACCTATCGGGGCTGCCGACCGGAGCGGCGGGTAGACTGTTGAACAAAGCGCCTGCATTCAAGGCAGGTGCAACGCTCAAGGCACCGCCTCAGTGTTTAACGGCCGGTGTGGCCTGACGGCGGGGAATGAAATCAGGAGATTCGCGGACGCGAGAAACGTTCGCGGTTTAGCACGCCGGTTTTAGCGAATCAGGAATTCTTTGGATAGCTGTTCAGCTAGCCGTTTAGCGTGCCACCGGAACCGGTGAATCCGAGCGTATTCAGCCATGCCGTGATCTCCGAAGCTCGGTGATATCACCACGTCTCCAGATTGATGTAAAAAAGATCAATTTGCCCCTGGTAGTGCGTATGTTGGGTTTACCCCTTGTAGGGGGATTTTGAGAAGAGTGGCGTAGTTATTCATACGCCCGGCTGAACAAAATTTCCATACGAAACAAAAGTCCAGCAAGGACGCGCGTCAATTTATGAAACATTCGGGTTAACATTGATCTTTCGCAAATTGATGCTAAAGTTAATAGCACGTTTTGTAAATAGGTGAAGCGAGAGGCAAACTGTGCGAGCAGCCTCCGCCATTACGCCACTTTTTCTTCGCTGAACCGCCAGGAGCCGCATGATGCCAAAACTCGACCATGCCACTTTCATTAATCGTTTAAAGGGCAAATCCATCGACGCCGCCGCGCTGCGGAGTGCTTACCCGGATTTGAACGTGAGGACCATCGCCGCTAATGGCGTTATCACAGGCACGGCACAGAATCTCGAGAAATTGTGGGAGATCATCGATAACTACGATCACGATGGCAACGTCAACACCATCTCCGATGCGCCGGCCTTATCCATTGCAGAGTGGTTGTTTACCAAGGCGGAAAGTCCTGTGTCCCTGGGCGGCGAGACGGGGAGTTGGAGGAAGGTTGCGGAATTCGGCGACAGAAGCATTACCAGCAATAGTAATGCTCATCGATCCGCCATCGACAGCACCGGTATTGGCCTCTACTACGGGGATCATTCGCCTTTCCGTGAAAATATCCTGAGAGGGGATCGCCAGGGCCTGCAAATGCAGTTGGACGCCATGGGGGCGGGAAGCTGGCGTATGGAGTCCATCGAACCTGGATCCGTTGTTATCGAAAACACATCCGGCCAATCTGCCCGCCTTCAGGAGAGCTCATGTATCGGCTGGGTGATGCAGAATGCCAAGGCGGCTTATGAAGGCGCCGGCATGGGCGCGCGCTTCGCCGAGATCAACAACAGAGTGAAGGATGCCGATCTGCGCGGCACTGTTTTGTGCGAGGAGCTGCAGAAAGACGGCTGGACGGCTGTCTTCTACTCACCACGGACCGCCGCAGACCTGTCGGATTCGGGCGAGCGCGAGAAATTGGGCGCGCTTAACATGGCAAAGGCCGGCGCGCGCGTGTGGAAGTCACCAATTCCGGAATCGAGCGGCGTGCGTTGCGACGCGGTTATCACCGGCTATCGCGGGGTCACGCCAGACCGCAATACCGAGGCGCTGCTGGAGAAGCTGGAGAATGTGCCCTTCTTCGTCGGCGTTGCCAATGGTGGCATACACACTTTCGTGGGGCACAATGGAAGCGTCTGCGATTTTCACTGGACGGCGCAGCCTGACGACAGGAATGCCATGACCGAGAACCCCATTCGGGAATGGAAGTGGGATACGGGGCTCTACATGGTGCCGCCGGGATACTGGTAAAACTTTACAGCTGGGCTGCGTAAATTTCTTTTTTACCCATTTGACTCATTTCCATCCATCCAAAGGATCGGAATAAAATCATGAGCACTTTCGAAGAAAAGGTTTGGGGTAACGCAAATGCCTGACCGGTTTGCGGTATGGATGACTCTGGTGATGACACCCCTGATCCTGGGTTGCGCCCAAATCAAATCCTTCACGGTGGTGCCGAGTACCATTTGTCCTGGCGAGACCGTCAGGGTTGACTGGCTTACTTCGGGCGATGCGGGCAATGGAACATTGGATTCGGTTCCGGTACTGGCGGGCGCAGGGGAGGTACCTGAGGAAGGATCGCGGTTCTTTACCCCCGCACAAAGTACGCGTTTCATACTCAAGGTTCCGGGTGTGCTCAAGAACGCTCAGCGCGAGTGGGATGTGCAGGTAGCCCCGGAGCAGAGTTCCAGGCTGCTGGGAGGCATTGCCCAATGTGGCGGCGAACCTCAATCGGTATCGGCTTCATTTACGATTCAGCGTGAGGACTCTTCAACACGTATTCGCGCCATATTGATCACGAATAGCTACCCCCGGCTGTTATCGATCAGCAAAGACGGCATGGAAATTGATATTCCACCAAACGGCACAACCGATGGCTTCAAAAACGTATCCATGATTGGAACCTGGATAGTTCGTAGTCCCGTCGGCCCTGATGAAGCATGCGATAACGCACTCCAAGCGGTTGCGCGCAGGTTGATTATCAAAATACAGATGGCCTGCAAGGAGTAATCCATGGCGATTCTTGATCAGATTGAGACCATTGTGATCGTGATGCTGGAGAACCGTTCTTTCGACCATATGCTTGGTCATCTCAGCATGGCCCGGTTCGGCAATCGAAAAGATGTCAGGGGCCTGGTCGATCCCGAAGCAAATCTGGACTATACGAACTTCCTCGATGGTCAGGGTTACCAGCCCTTCGAGTTGAAGGATGGACCCCTGCTGCACGATCTGCCCCATAGTAGACCTCTCGTGGCGGCTCAGTTAGGGACGCCTGGCGCTCCCTTCACCATGAGCGGTTTTGCCGAGGCATACTATCGTGCCAGCGGAAGCAAGGTAAACGATCCGCCGCCGATGGGTTTTCTCTCGCCTGCCGATGCATCCATGTCGAGTTTTCTGGCGGCGCAATATGCCGTGTGCGACAACTGGTTTGCGCCGCTGCCAACGGATACCCAGCCAAACCGTTCGGTGGCTTACACAGGCTACTCCCTGATCGAAGACACGAAACCGCGTCCTATTCCTACCATCAAGGGAAGCTTCATTTTCGAGTGGCTGAAAGCTCATAACGTCAGTTGGCGTGTGTATCACTGCGGAATATCGTTCTTTACGCTGTTTGATCGGTTTGATGAAGTGCTGGGCCCCAACTTTCGCAGTTTCAGACAATTTCCGGGAGATTTTGAGTCCGAATCGGTATCGGAGATGCCAAAAGTCATGTTCATCGAGCCTGAATATAGCGATTCGCCTGTCCATTTCGGCTGGACCGCCAACGACAATCATCCGCCCACGCCTGTCGGTCCCGGTGAAAATTTTCTGCGTGATATTTACAGGCTGCTGACCAGGGATGCCGCCAAATGGAATCGTACGCTGCTGATTGCCACGCATGATGAACATGGGGGTTTCTTCGATCATGTTCCGCCGCTGACGATTCCCACTCCGGTGCCGCCCGGCGCGCTTTTCTCGACGGGATTCGAGAGTACCGGCCCCAGGGTCCCGGCGCTCATCGCATCGCCATGGATTGCGCCTGGCACCGTATGCAAGGGTGCGATGGACCATACCTCCATACTGCAGTTGCTGTCCGAGAAATTCGCGGGCACCCCGGACTATAATGACGAAGTCAAGCGGCGTAGAAAATTGGGGATACAGAGTGTGTCGCAAGTACTGGCTCAGCCACTCGCCCAGCCGAGAATCGATATCCCGTCCCCGCCACAGGATATTATTTCAAGTTCGGTCGTGATGGCGCCGTCGACCGAGCCACAGACCGATAGTCAGCAGGCTTTTACCGAGGCGGCAAAGAAACTATTGAAGTATGACCGTACGCGCGCACTCGAGAAGTATCCGGAACTTGTGCATATGCCGGAAGAATAATATTTCCGAAAATGCGATCGTCATTCAGACTCTGGCAAGCTGTTAGCCAAGCGCTTTCGCGATGCGCCGTAATGCATTTTCCAGGTTGGTCATGTGGGTGGCGAAGGAAAGCCGGATATAGCCTTCGCTGCCGAAGGCTGACCCAGGCACCACCGCCACACCGCTGTGTTCCAGCAGATATTCGCTGAAAGCGATATCCGTGGAATCGTTAATCACTCCTTTGGCATGCAACCCGCTGATGGCTTCCCGGACATCGGCAAAAGCATAAAATGCGCCTTCAGACAACAGGCATACGACGCCAGGGATGGCATTGAGTGCGCCGGTTATGAACTGATTACGTTCCTTGAATGCTTCCACCATGGGTACAATACAGGACTGATCGCCATTAAGCGCCACTTCCGCGGCGGCCTGTGAAATGGAAGCGGGGTTGGAGGTGCTTTGGGACTGGATATTTTCCATGGCGGTAATGATATGTGCCGGGCCGCCGCAATAGCCAATGCGCCAGCCTGTCATGGCATAAGCCTTGGATACGCCATTAAGCACGATGGTGCGGTCATGCAGGGCAGGGCAGGCATTGAGGATATTCACGAATTTGCCGCCCGAAAGCAGTATATGCTCGTACATGTCATCGGTGGCGATTAGGATATTAGGATATTTCAGCAGAACTTCGCCCAGCGCTTTAAGTTCATCGAATGTATAAACACCGCCGGAAGGATTGCTGGGACTGTTGATAACAAACATTCGGGTTTTGGGTGTAATAGCTTTTTCGAGCTGCGCCGCAGTTATTTTGAAACCCTGTTCGATACCGGCTTCGACAATCACCGGCTTGCCTTCGGCGATCAGAACGATGTCAGGATAGGAAACCCAGTAGGGCGCGGGAATGATGACCTCGTCGCCGGGGTTGATGACCGAAAGCGTCAGATTGAAAAAGCTTTGCTTGCCGCCGCACGAAACCAGAATTTGCTTCGCGGAATAGTCAAAATTATTATCGCGCTTGAATTTGGCGATAATGGCATTTTTCAGGCCGGGGGTGCCGCCCACCGCCGTATATTTGGTGAAACCTTTATTAATGGCGGCAATGGCCGCATCCTTGATATGTTGAGGGGTGTCGAAATCCGGTTCGCCGGCACCCAGTCCGATGATATCCTTTCCTTCCGCCTTGAGCCGGGCGGCGCGGGCGGTGACGGCAAGGGTGGGGGAGGGCTTGATGGCCTGAACGCGCTTTGAGAGTTCCACGATAATGTCCTTAGTGTCCTTGCACTGATGCGGGTTGTGTCCGCATGATAATATAGGCGGATAGTCAAAAAATATTGGACCGGGCATTATACCTGTGATCGTTACCTTCCCCAATAGCCCTTACAAGCTGCATCAATCGTTCACGCCCGCTGGCGATCAACCTGAAGCCATCGACAAGCTGGTGGAGGGGATAGAGGATGGCCTCGCGTTCCAGACGCTGCTGGGGGTGACAGGTTCCGGCAAAACTTTCACGATGGCTAACGTGATAGCACGGCTTGGCCGTCCCGCGATCATCATGGCGCCGAACAAAACGCTGGCAGCTCAGCTCTATGCTGAAATGCGCGAGTTTTTCCCCGAGAATGCCATCGAGTACTTTGTATCCTACTACGATTATTATCAGCCGGAAGCCTATGTTCCTTCGCGCGACCTGTTTATCGAGAAGGATTCCAGTATTAATGAGCACATCGAGCAAATGCGCCTGTCCGCAACCAAGGCGCTGCTTGAGCGGGATGACGCCATAATTGTCGCCACCGTATCGTGCATATACGGTATTGGCGACCCGGTGGATTATCATGGCATGATTCTGCACCTGCGCGAGAATGAAAAAATCACTCAGCGCGAGGCCATACAGCGGCTGATCGAAATGCAGTATGAGCGTAATGAGTTTGAATTCGGCCGTGGAACCTTCAGGGTGAGGGGTGACGTACTCGACATATTTCCGGCGGAAAGCTCGGAAACCGCTGTGCGAGTATCGCTGTTTGACGATATTGTCGAAAGCATGGTGTTGTTCGATCCGCTCACCGGGCGCACGCTGAAACAAGTGTCGCGTTATACGGTTTATCCCTCCAGTCACTATGTAACGCCCAGAAGTACCACATTGCGCGCCATCGAGACTATCAAGGAAGAATTGAGGGAGCGCATCGATTTTTTTCAGCAAAACCATAAGCTGGTGGAGTTGCAGCGTATCGAACAACGTACCCGCTTTGACCTGGAAATGCTCAATGAAC
This genomic interval carries:
- a CDS encoding papain-like cysteine protease family protein, giving the protein MGWAPNWVGIKGGVAAPSTSITSVARYPRHLDIFCVGTDHGIYSAWWDISTGWSNWFHIAGGIAAPGTTVTVVARNPDHLDLFVVGSDHKIYSIWWDANGGWANGWFRVSNLTAAPRTSVAAIARNPNHLDLFVVGSDHKICSIWWDAQGGWAANWFVVSGGVAAGGTSITAVTRNPNHIDLFAVGSNHGILSTWWDASTGWASWFQVADGFAAAGSSVAAVARYPTHLDLFAVGMDHRIYSIWWDANGGWAQDWFVVAGGTAAPDTSISVVSRYPDHLDVFAVGTNHGVFSIWWDASTGWGSWFQIAAGAVAPDSPLNARSPWDRHGMIRGLPVVAPGTSINALSRYPDILDVFVVGVDQHVDIRNDFVVGADRHIDTIWWLDQIYFFMQPQQQSNWCWAATAASVALFYQPGSGWQQCDVANGELARTDCCGAGASGPCNVYGFLDQALTVVGHFDHWVGGIATTAQIENEVTFARPLGIRVAWSGGGAHFLVIKGQYSAGGIDYVSVDDPIYGRSDVNYATLQTAYKGSGTWTHTYYTKY
- a CDS encoding pyridoxal phosphate-dependent aminotransferase: MELSKRVQAIKPSPTLAVTARAARLKAEGKDIIGLGAGEPDFDTPQHIKDAAIAAINKGFTKYTAVGGTPGLKNAIIAKFKRDNNFDYSAKQILVSCGGKQSFFNLTLSVINPGDEVIIPAPYWVSYPDIVLIAEGKPVIVEAGIEQGFKITAAQLEKAITPKTRMFVINSPSNPSGGVYTFDELKALGEVLLKYPNILIATDDMYEHILLSGGKFVNILNACPALHDRTIVLNGVSKAYAMTGWRIGYCGGPAHIITAMENIQSQSTSNPASISQAAAEVALNGDQSCIVPMVEAFKERNQFITGALNAIPGVVCLLSEGAFYAFADVREAISGLHAKGVINDSTDIAFSEYLLEHSGVAVVPGSAFGSEGYIRLSFATHMTNLENALRRIAKALG
- a CDS encoding alkaline phosphatase family protein; translated protein: MAILDQIETIVIVMLENRSFDHMLGHLSMARFGNRKDVRGLVDPEANLDYTNFLDGQGYQPFELKDGPLLHDLPHSRPLVAAQLGTPGAPFTMSGFAEAYYRASGSKVNDPPPMGFLSPADASMSSFLAAQYAVCDNWFAPLPTDTQPNRSVAYTGYSLIEDTKPRPIPTIKGSFIFEWLKAHNVSWRVYHCGISFFTLFDRFDEVLGPNFRSFRQFPGDFESESVSEMPKVMFIEPEYSDSPVHFGWTANDNHPPTPVGPGENFLRDIYRLLTRDAAKWNRTLLIATHDEHGGFFDHVPPLTIPTPVPPGALFSTGFESTGPRVPALIASPWIAPGTVCKGAMDHTSILQLLSEKFAGTPDYNDEVKRRRKLGIQSVSQVLAQPLAQPRIDIPSPPQDIISSSVVMAPSTEPQTDSQQAFTEAAKKLLKYDRTRALEKYPELVHMPEE